Proteins from a genomic interval of Streptomyces sp. Tu6071:
- a CDS encoding (2,3-dihydroxybenzoyl)adenylate synthase has protein sequence MALPPHPSDPGEYPDHPTHPTWPPAAAERYRRAGYWRGRTFGQEVTDWARHRPGRTALVDGARRWTYAELAAESGRLALGLRGLGIRRGDRVVVQLPNVAEFVLLWFALQRLGAVPVHAMPGHRRAELTHLVRLSGAVACVVPDRHARHDHRTLMREVLAGLPDPSACRVVVVGDPGPHEDFVPYADLRAGESSGTLADEDPPEPGDLALLLLSGGTTGLPKLIPRTHDDYAYNARAAAGVCGLDEHSVYLAVLPAAFNFTLACPGVLGTLFAGGTVVLAPDPSPQTGFALIAREGVTLTALSPPLVPHWIEEARADPGSTRSLRVVQVGGARLPDALAARLGPALGVTVQQVYGMAEGLLNLTRLDDPAELIRTTQGRPLSPDDDILVVDPDGAPVPDGEPGELLTRGPYTPRGYYRAAAHNARAFTPEGHYRTGDLVRRLPSGHLVVVGRVKDQINRGGEKIAATEVEEHLLTHPRIGAAALVGVADPQRGERAVAFVTCPAAPHPDVHELSRYLREERGLAAYKVPDQVIVLAALPLTPVGKVDKKALAGQAPD, from the coding sequence ATGGCCCTCCCCCCGCACCCGAGCGATCCCGGGGAATACCCGGACCACCCCACCCACCCCACGTGGCCCCCGGCAGCGGCCGAGCGCTACCGCCGCGCCGGCTACTGGCGCGGACGCACCTTCGGTCAGGAGGTGACCGACTGGGCCCGCCACCGCCCCGGCCGCACCGCCCTCGTGGACGGCGCGCGCCGTTGGACCTACGCGGAACTGGCGGCGGAGAGCGGTCGTCTCGCCCTGGGGCTGCGCGGCCTCGGCATCCGGCGCGGGGACCGCGTCGTCGTCCAGCTCCCCAACGTCGCGGAGTTCGTCCTGCTGTGGTTCGCGCTCCAGCGCCTCGGCGCCGTGCCCGTGCACGCCATGCCGGGACACCGGCGCGCCGAACTGACGCACCTGGTACGGCTCTCCGGCGCCGTCGCCTGCGTCGTGCCGGACCGGCACGCGCGCCACGACCACCGCACGCTGATGCGGGAGGTCCTGGCCGGGCTCCCGGACCCGAGCGCGTGCCGGGTGGTCGTCGTCGGCGATCCGGGACCGCACGAGGACTTCGTCCCGTACGCGGACCTGCGGGCCGGGGAATCCTCCGGGACCCTCGCGGACGAGGACCCGCCGGAGCCCGGCGACCTGGCCCTGCTGCTGCTCTCGGGCGGTACGACGGGACTGCCGAAGCTCATCCCGCGCACCCACGACGACTACGCCTACAACGCCCGCGCCGCCGCCGGGGTGTGCGGCCTGGACGAGCACTCCGTCTACCTCGCCGTGCTCCCGGCCGCCTTCAACTTCACGCTCGCCTGTCCGGGCGTCCTCGGCACGCTCTTCGCGGGCGGCACCGTCGTCCTGGCACCCGACCCGAGCCCGCAGACCGGCTTCGCGCTCATCGCCCGCGAGGGCGTCACGCTCACCGCGCTCAGCCCGCCGCTCGTCCCGCACTGGATCGAGGAGGCCCGCGCCGACCCGGGATCCACCCGTTCCCTGCGCGTCGTCCAGGTCGGCGGCGCCCGCCTGCCCGACGCGCTCGCGGCACGCCTCGGCCCGGCACTCGGGGTGACGGTCCAGCAGGTGTACGGGATGGCCGAGGGCCTGCTCAACCTCACGCGCCTCGACGACCCCGCGGAACTGATCCGCACGACGCAGGGGCGTCCTCTCTCGCCCGACGACGACATCCTCGTGGTGGACCCGGACGGCGCGCCGGTCCCCGACGGGGAGCCGGGTGAACTCCTCACCCGCGGCCCGTACACCCCGCGCGGCTACTACCGGGCCGCCGCGCACAACGCGCGCGCCTTCACCCCGGAGGGCCACTACCGGACGGGGGACCTCGTGCGACGGCTGCCCTCGGGGCACCTCGTCGTGGTGGGCCGGGTGAAGGACCAGATCAACCGGGGCGGCGAGAAGATCGCCGCGACCGAGGTCGAGGAACACCTCCTGACCCACCCGCGCATCGGCGCGGCGGCTCTCGTCGGCGTCGCCGACCCCCAACGGGGCGAGCGCGCCGTCGCCTTCGTCACCTGCCCCGCGGCGCCGCACCCGGACGTCCACGAGCTCTCCCGCTACCTGCGCGAGGAGCGCGGCCTGGCGGCCTACAAGGTCCCCGACCAGGTGATCGTCCTTGCGGCGCTGCCCCTGACGCCGGTCGGCAAGGTGGACAAGAAGGCCCTGGCGGGGCAGGCGCCGGACTGA